The Candidatus Moraniibacteriota bacterium genome has a segment encoding these proteins:
- a CDS encoding secondary thiamine-phosphate synthase enzyme YjbQ, translating to MKIKNEIIKLKTATTMDFIDITDKIQTKIKKVGIKNGIINVQSLHTTMAVIVNEAEPLLISDIKNLLEKIAPRKHAYMHDNFKIRKVNMCDGECRNGHSHSKAIHLPTSVIMNIIGNKLQLGQWQRVFAVELDRSRSREIALQIIGK from the coding sequence ATGAAAATAAAAAATGAAATAATAAAATTAAAGACTGCTACCACAATGGATTTTATCGATATCACCGATAAAATACAGACAAAAATAAAAAAAGTCGGCATTAAAAATGGTATCATCAACGTTCAGAGTTTGCATACTACTATGGCTGTCATTGTTAATGAAGCTGAACCATTACTTATTTCAGATATAAAAAATCTTCTTGAAAAAATAGCGCCACGTAAACATGCATATATGCATGATAATTTTAAAATTCGTAAAGTTAACATGTGCGATGGTGAATGCAGGAATGGTCATTCTCACAGCAAGGCAATCCATCTGCCAACTTCAGTTATAATGAATATTATTGGAAATAAACTCCAACTTGGCCAATGGCAAAGAGTTTTTGCTGTAGAATTAGATCGGTCTCGTTCACGTGAAATTGCTTTGCAAATTATCGGAAAATAG